In Deltaproteobacteria bacterium, the genomic window ACCGTCCGGCACGCCGGCGATGCTGTGCAAACCGTCGACATTCTGCGTGATCAGACCGACGAGCTTTTCTTTCACGCTCAGCGACTGCACGAAGTAGTGACCGACGTTGGGCTTGGCGTTTTTGTATTGCTCCCAGCCGTCGAGCCGCCGCTTCCAGGCTTCGATGCGCGCGGCTTCGCTCGTCAGGTATTCTTGAAACGTCACCGGCCGATAGCGCGTCCAAATTCCACCGGGGCTGCGGAAGTCCGGGATGCCGGATTCCGTACTGATACACGCGCCGGTAAAAACTACGATCCGATCGTTGCCGCGAATCTTTGCGGCGAACTCATCGAGCTTCATGGTAAAACAATTTATAGAACAGCCAATGTGCCGCTTACAACCGAAAACTAATGGCCGCCTTTGGCCGACGCCGGCAACTTGAGCGACATCGCAAGTACGCCAGCAGCAGTAATTAACAGACCGGTAAGGGTGAATCCCAAAGCGAACAGTTTGGCATCGCCCATCATGCCGATAAACGTCGGGATCGCGCCGCCACCGATCAGATAGCCAAAAGGAATCGTGAAGCCGACGGCGAGATTGCGCGCCTGAGGCGGCGCCAAAACCGCCAGCGCGGCAAATCCGGCTGGGAAAAACCAAACAGCCAGCGCCGGTTGAACGATCACCGCGGCGCTCATCCAAGAGTCCGCGACCAAACCGAGTAGCAACGTCAAAAGACCGGTGACGATCAAACTCACCACCATGGTGAGCTTGGGGCCGAGGCGGTCAGAAGTCCAGCCACCGAGCATGCCGAACAGCGGCCCGTAGGAGCGCGACAACGCTGTCAGCGTGTTCGCCCAACTCGCGTCCAAATGACGGTCGTTGACGAGATACAGCGGCAGCATGGCATAGATCCCCACCGTCGAACTCACGCCCATGCCGAAGAGTATCAACATGATCCAAAACGCCGGCGTGCGCACGAGCGCGGCGAAGGCGTTGGACGCCGGCGATTCGCCGGAGAAGCGGCCGCCCTGTCCGTAGCGATGATAAGCGACCGTGATCAGCACGGAGGCGCAGCCCAACACCGCCAACGCCGCGCGCCATGTCGAATGGCGAAGAAATAGTTCAGCGACAAACGGACCGGTGAAAAATGCTAGATTGGGCGCCAGCTCATGAATCGCGATCGCTTTGCCCCAGTGGCGCTGGTCGACCAGCGCGGTGATCGTCGCGATGGCCGACGGCATGTACAGCCCCGCGGCCAACCCCAAGGCATA contains:
- a CDS encoding MFS transporter produces the protein MANKSAGAEIDYPTGASFARQVGPVFFLTAIFLLNFISRVILSPLLPTIENELAIGHGQAGFFFFLISAGYLSGLLGSGFLSSRTSHRQTVVISGTGVGLALFLLSASSSLSVMRLGLYALGLAAGLYMPSAIATITALVDQRHWGKAIAIHELAPNLAFFTGPFVAELFLRHSTWRAALAVLGCASVLITVAYHRYGQGGRFSGESPASNAFAALVRTPAFWIMLILFGMGVSSTVGIYAMLPLYLVNDRHLDASWANTLTALSRSYGPLFGMLGGWTSDRLGPKLTMVVSLIVTGLLTLLLGLVADSWMSAAVIVQPALAVWFFPAGFAALAVLAPPQARNLAVGFTIPFGYLIGGGAIPTFIGMMGDAKLFALGFTLTGLLITAAGVLAMSLKLPASAKGGH